The DNA segment gggtctttccttcaccatcataaaatatacaaaaaatacaaacacatacaaatatttattcaggtaaagtacatacatacaaggtaagatacaaaagttgatggatttatagatagagcatacaatgcctaaagccactattacgcaaagcgtttcgggcaggatatATTTCCAATATTTATGGTGGGGGTATTGTTATTAAATtttcagacgaggagtcacaataacatggttgaagatatgatgatcaaaccacacacatcacaagatgaagagacgacgacgtttcggtccgtcctggaccattttcaagtcgtatgataatggtccaggatggaccgaaacgttgtcgtttcttcatcttttagtgtgtggtttagtcattaTAATTGTACGGTGTTACGAACCTTagctcctgtggaggttagtttctattataaattatttattaacaCAAAGGAGATGATTAGAGAATGTTCTCTTGAAAGAAATCTGCAGCTGGCAACTGGGAGGCCGCGAGTGGCTATTATTACTCCGCCAGTAAAGTAGTGCCCTTTAGCTGGAGATTGTTCATGAATAATGTGTAATACAATAGCCAAACTGTGTAAAAGAAAAGTGGACTCAATCAAAAGACCTGCATGTGGAATGTGGCTAATTGAGTAATTAAGGGGTTGGCTTGGAAATGTTGAAGAATAGAGaattaaggggcgatgacgcaaCCTAGGTGACGGACGCCATTTTTGATCTGACGCGGAGCAGCAGCTGTCTGACTGGTCCTTGTTTTCTGAGGTATTTCCCCGGCCGTACAATCAGATAAACCACAGGGTGGCATTCACAGGAGTGACAAGGAAGGGTAGAATGCACTGATAACCTACTGAGCAGTTAGTTTTGTGAGAGTCCAGATTTCCTAAGGATTTATATACGGCTGACAGAGGTAGTGCAACCAGTCCATTTAATTGAACTCGTATTTCCGCATTATTATTCTTGCTAAGGGGTACACAGAGCCAACTACCCATTATTACATGCTGCTCAAAATTGAGAATTAGTAGATTGGTTGAATGAACCGAAATTCCTTTGTGCACTATTATCTGTAGTAAATAATTATCTGAACCGTCTATGTCTATTGAAGAATTGCTTGCTTGTAAAAGTCGCCAGATACAGAGCAAAGATTTCTTGTAATATTCAGCTGAACGTTTCGCATTCTGTTCGTAATCTTGGAATCTCCTCCAAGCACTCGGGGAGATTCCAGTCCTCCTTGTTGATTGTTACCTAGCCTCTTGGTTGGACTAGACACATTAGTTAACAAGCTATATCCAGTGAAACCTCCAACTCTATATTCCTAATattaatttcaaacattttgcgaGAAACGCCTTATATAAAACCAGAGTTGATTTATGACACAAAGCATCGAGGAGCCAGTACTTACACAGGAACTTGACGACGTTGGTGGCCTTGGCATCACTGAGGCGCCGGAAGTAGGGACGATCCTTCAGGAAGTCCTCCCAGATTACACACGCGAAGGAGTTCCCGCAGGACGACAGtgtactggtggaggaggaggaagatgttCAACACTGCATGGTACTGGTGGAGGAAGTAAAACTTCAGTGCACTTTAACCTTCCGTTAAATTAGTTTCGACGTCAAAATACTCGAAAGTAAAACCTAGTTTTATATATTGTGTTTAGTGATCGATCATCATAAATCAACATTGAATTATGTTGACTGTTGAGTGACTAGCAGCCTAACACCACTGACTCGCGTGGAAAACGTAAATTTTATGGTCCCTTTAAATACTATATAATGTAGGTAATAGAAATTAAATTAGTTGCCTCACTTAAGTAATGCTAAAATTATCCAAGTGGCATTGGATATAATGCATTCGATTTCAGATGGACGTACTGATAGATAAATAGACATATACATTATTCATAAATATTAGTTTTTGTACATTTATAGTTGGGCTAGTTTATACAAATTTTCAGTAAATTATGTACCTAACGGAAAGTCATAATAACATAACAAACAGAGATATGATAAATTCTACACTCAATAATTAGAAGTTATTTTGACCAGTGTAATGCTATTAGTATTGAAATAGTTAGTTGTGATTAATATAGGTTAAAGGGTAAGTCAGTATTACACTTGAATGATACAAATGCCCTCAAATGATAAACACATTTAAATAAATTTTTCACtcctaaaaaatatgaaaaacaattatttcaattTGAGTTCAGCGATCGTACAAGGATTCAACCTTATTTCCACTGTTGCATCGTCTGACACAATCCGTTCCCTGCAGTCCAGAAACTATGCAGCCTATCGTTCTGCAACACGACTACCGGAATCGTCAGaaaacccactaccaccactacaatacttTCGTACAATCTCTACCCAAATACCTAAGGCGTATACACACACAGAAAATATTCTCCAGTACCAAATATTAATCGTCTAGCTTCTATAGTTGAATGTATACAAGGTCGAAACTGACGAAGAATTCTCACTTATTCAAGGACTCAAGAATGTTGACGCAACTTTCCATAAAAGCCAtgtgaaaattacaacaatgtgcCTCGTTAGAAGTGTAGGGCCTCCATGATGGCATATATTAGGACCTGAGGACACCGCCGTGAAGACCTACCTTAGGACACCGCCGTGAAGACCTACCTTAGGACACCGCCGTAGACGGCAGCGACAAAGATACCAGACAACCCCGTCAGGTGACTCAGCTTGTCGGTCACCAAGAACGGGACGATCTGGTCGGGTTTCTCTATCTTGCCTGAGGTGAGTGGATCACAGTCGCTGTAGGTGGCGAAGGCGACGAGACCAGAGAAGTAGAAAACTATCCACAGCAAGTACAACCCCACCAGGAAGAACACCACCAATCTGCAGGAATCAAAATGTTGCTATAAAAAGTCCCTTTCGAATGTTGGAACTTTCCACCTGAGTGCTTTGTTGTATGACAAAAGCTGGTCATCTACATTCACAACaatattttgttaatatttaCTGATCGAATTACTAACACAGAGGAAACTGTTACCGGACTTAACGAGTTATAACTGTTCGTCTATCTTgggttatcttgggatgatttcggggctttttagtgtccccgcggcccggtcctcgaccaggcctccacccccaggaagcagctcgtgacagctgactaacacccaggaacctattttaatgctaggtaacaggggcatagggtgaaagaaactctgcccattgtttctcgccggcgcctggtatcgaacccaggaccacaggatcacaagcccagcgtgctgtccgctcggccgaccggctcccatccaAGTCATAATTATGGCAAATAAcactaattatttattattagaataccaattatatattaatatttaatatataattaatataactgctaattactgtatatatacatacacacatttatatatatatatatatatatatgtacctagtagccagaatgcacttctcagcctactattcaaggcccgatttgcctaacaagccaagttttcctgaattaatatattttctctaatttttttcttatgaaatgataaagctacccatttcattatgtatgaggtcaatttttttttattggagttaaaattaacgtagatatatgaccgaacctaaccaaccctacctaacctaacctatctttataggttaggttaggttaggtggccgaaaaagttaggttaggttaggttaggtaggttaggtagtcgaaaaacaattaattcatgaaaacttggcttattaggcaaatcgggccttgaatagtaggcagagaagtgcgttctggctactaggtacgacatatatatatatatatatatatatatatatatatatatatatatatatatatatatatatatatatatatatatatatatatatatatatatatatatatgtcgtacctagtagccagaacgcatttatcagcctactatgcaaggcccgatttgcctaataagccaagttttcctgaattaatatattttctctattttttttcttatgaaatgataaagctacccatttcattatgtatgaggtcaatttttttttattggagttaaaattaacgtagatatatgatcgaacctaaccaaccctacctaacctaacctaacctatcttcataggttaggttaggttaggtagcggaaaaagttaggttaggttaggtaggttaggttgtcgaaaaaacattaattcatgaaaacttagcttattaggcaaatcgggccttgcatagtaggctgataagtgcgttctggctactaggtacgacatatatatatatataaatatatatataaatataaatatatatatatatatatatatatatatatatatatatatacagtatatatatatatatatatatatatatatatatatatatatatatatatataatatatatatatatctaaatatatatatatatatatatatatatatatatatatatatatatatatatatatatatataaatatatatatatataaatatatatatatatatatatatatatatatatatataatatatatatatctaaatatatatatatatatatatatatatatatatatatatatatatatatatatataataagatatatatataatatatatatatagggcactAGATGCCGTGCCCTGTCTTCACTCTTATAGCTTTACGATATTAGTGGGTCCTCTATATAAAACTAATGTATGCATCGGCTACACACttggtggggccacgtgagcaacacaaatgcgaacaagctcgatgggtcccaagccaatatgcaactaaaCATTCCACACaatccagaaggattcgaacccagacagccaggagcactatgcaccttggcgtacctgttACCTTAACcaggtgaggtgattcgatgaaaaaaAATGTATATGTACTTCGTACGAAAACTTTGTATATACCTTTTAGCAGTTTCCATGGTCCTGACGGAGGCCAACCTCTGGTAGACCGTCTGGCTGAAGCCAACGCCAGAAAGCATGATGTAAAACCCGAACATCACGGTAGAGAGGAGGGTGTGGCGCTCGTAGGGGCTGGTGTTGAGGCTGGCGATAAGATAAGGTTAACAGCACCTGGTGTTGAGGCTGGCGATAAGGTAAGGTTAACAGCACCTGGTGAGGCTGGCGATAAGGTAAGGTTAACAGCGCCTGGTGTTGAGGCTGGCGATAAGAAAAGGTTAACAACGCCTGGTGTTGAGGCTGGCGATAAGATAATGTTAACAGCGCCTGGTGTTGAGGCTggcgataagataagattaacagCGGCTGTCGATAAGATATAAATACATAACATTCACAGATCTTAAAGGAACTGCAAAAAAGTGTTAAAACCTGTGTGCGTGTTTGATGACATTGTTTCTTATTCATTACAGGTAAAAAAAATCAACATAAATCATTATACACTATTTACAGAAAGAGCCACTTGAACAAAGCTGTGCAACTCACTCGAAGAAACTAATTCGGCCGCCCTGCTCAGCGATGGTCCACACGTTGCCAACGCCACCCAGGTCAACACAACAGATgatccccaccaccaacaccccaccaaacATCAGCAGAGTCTGGAGTACATCTGTGTACACCACGGCTTTTACACCTCCCTGGGGGGATAAAGTTATAACATTAGCAGTGTCTGTAggacaccagggtacacacaccgGCTTTTACATTAGCAGTGTCTGTTCTACTCATGGGGTAAATAAGGATGCAAGGGAGTTAGTATACATATTGGTGTATGCAGATTACATGACAAAATTGAGATACCAGATCTGAAGACAGTGTTAGTAAGTCTTTAACACAGGTCTGAGGACAGTGCAAGTAAGTCTATTATAAAGTCTGAGGACTGAGCTATAAGACTTTAACACAGGTTTAAAGACCTGAGCTAATAAAGACTATAATAAAGGAGTGCACTTCCCAGATACTAAACTAGATTCAGGCATTATTGATAATACTGATGCTCTAAATAGAGGTAACTACTAGCATTAGTTCATTCAATATGGGCGATCAGAAGGCGCTAACATGGGCAGACGTCAACAGTAAGCTATCAGCAGCCCTCTATgtgtgttctctgggacaccagagAGCACACATAATGGTAAGAGTAAGGGTAAGAGAGAATAAGTAAACCAGGACACCAGAATAAGTTAatgcagaaaaccagaataagttaAACCAGGAGACCAGAataagtaaaccaggaaatcaggATAAGTTAAACCAGGAGGCCAGAGTAAGTAAACCAGGAAGCCAGAATAAGTAAACCATACTAGAATAAGCAAACCAGGAGGCCAGAATAAGTAAACTTGGAGATCAGAACAACTAAACCAGGTGCAGGTTTAGGTCCCTTTGCTGATTATAGTGGCTAAAGTGTAAATGTACAATTCTGTATGTAATTCAACTCTAATACAGAGGGTTCTCAACCAGGGGGAATACCCCAGAGAGGAAGAGGAATTTTAGTGTTCCAGGGAGTAAGATCTGAAACCATAGATTCAAACTGTTCGAATATTAATCTTTCTACAAAATACAACTCTACAGACTGACTAATCATCTACAGGATATCTTACTTTATTGTATTTTACAgattaaattgaaaataaatataaGTATTTCACTTTTTATCTGTGGAAATATCCCATGCAACTTTTGAGTCAATCTTGGAAGTAAATACTAGGCTGCGTGGGGGCAAAACAAAAAAGATTGACAACACGGCTCTAACAGCGTTGACATTAATCACAATATTATTCAGCGGTACATCATGTACAGGTGCGTCGGACTCACAATTGTGATGTAGAAGGTACATATCACACCCATGATGAGGGTGGAGGCCCAGGTGGCGATGCCGGTGACGGTTGACAGGGCCAGAGTTGGTGCATACAGACACATGCCCATGTAGATGAAGTTAACCAGCAGTAGACACAAAGTTGCAAGTGTCCGCAACAACCGCGACCCGAACCTCACCTGTAGATACTGCAAGATGCACGAATTGCTATATTAAGTAGGTGAAAATATGTTTATTGAGGGAGCACCATGTAGGTCTTCAGTTCGTACATAGTAGTCAACATAGCATTGAACAGATTGTAGAAATCATTCTTGCTTCGAGAAACCAACTGACCTCGTTGATGGAGACGAGCTTCAGGTGGTAGAATGTGGGTACAACGACTTGATGCACGAAGATACAGCCTGGGATGCACCCCAGCAAAGATGTGGAAAGTTGGGTACCGAAGAAATATATCTCAGTGGGGTTACCTGCGGGAGGCGCCGGTGTTAGTGGGCGTAGGTACAAATATACAATTGTACAAATATACACTTCTGACCCATACGATTCTATTACTCACCGGTTTGCGAGTAACTGTCAAAAATTATTGTCACGATATACACGATAATATTTAGTACTAACAAACATCAATTTCTCCTTGCGTACAGTCATTAATTTCAGTcagaaaataataattaattactaCAGTTTACAATCATCTGTTTAGATGATTGTACATCTTCACTTCCAAAGCTTTAGGAAGTGACTATGCTTGTGCATGGTATCTAAAACTAATAAATAATGCGATAGAAAATCTAAGCGTTGAAAAGATTGTCAATAATGTCAGAACTAGTATactcagagagtaatcacactaacgtgatgtgtcAATGAGAAAATTCTGCTGTATGTGTCAATATAGCAGGATTTTCAGTACATGTGAAAATAAATGTGTCAATTATCCTGCTATAACATGTCTCTTCTGAAGACCAATTAATGACTGAATTACATATAACACGAAATTTACCTTTTAAAACGTCGCAGTACAGCAATTTACAACAAAGTGTAACGGTTTATTCTTTACAAAAAATTGGTGTGTGAATTGATCAATCTggaaaagccactagtacgcatctcGGAGTGATTATGTTAATCTACTGAGTATAAATCTTAACCTATTGTAAAAATACAGCTCATAATTCTAAAATAATAGTATTTATGGTAAATATTTGGTGGAAAGTACCCATAGTGACAGACCAACAAAAAGTTGATTTTTTATATTAGTGAATTTAGACAAATGTGAAACTTTTTTAAGGCAACATTAATATAGaacataacctaacctctcttagcaaccctaggcctaatacacgctatcgtaGGCTTAATATAACATACAAGCTGTACTAGACCTAGAAATATTTAAGTAAATTTTTAGCTTTTTTCCCGGGTACTATAACATTACAAGTATAAAAAGTGATttttttggtggtccatcactatatatattGGCACTTTAGGCTAGATAGTTCTTATAAATCCTAAgatttcaggaggatgggttgtaaaaATAATAGTTATAGGTGGAAGAGAATCCTCTTGAAATGGAAAGTCTCAACACACTTGAAGGATATATACACAAAGAGATATACTCAACTTCCCGGTATATATACACcaagagtatactttagtcctggacttaTATTCACTGTCAACCGTGGAAGAGTAGACATAATAGTTCTCTACCCACCCAGCAAACAATGCTTTATAGTCGTGGACTGTACTCAGCCATAAAGTATACTTGTTATTAGGTTAATAAAGCTACTGGTGGCCTTTCATAACCCTGTCCGCTGTTGACAGGGCAACACCAAGCCTCCCTGTGCAATTACACGATCATCTCCGGGAGTCGTGTTGTTCTCCATCATAGCTTTTAGCACGCTTTTATCAGCATCATTGTGTCTGGGCAAGTGTGAGCGGCATGCTGCTGTCTACTGGGCTGTTGTTATATAAAGTTACGGTCTAAACTGATGATGGTGTCTCTCGCAGAGGCGAGCTGTTGACGGTGTCGGTCGTATATGACGCAAATTATCATTGGTGTCTGTCGTGCACGACGCATATTGTCAACGGTGTCCGTCGTGCTTGACGCACAAATTATCATTGGTGTCTGTCGTGCATGACGCATATTGTCAACGGTGTCCGTCGTGCTTGACGCAAACTAATGATGGAATCTGTGGTGTACTGCAGGTCAGCCTAATCTAATAAGTAGAATATAAAAGACTTGTGGAGTAATCAGTTTAAGTTTTTACAGAATTCTGACTTTTCTGTTAAAGACTTCATCTCCATAGAGCGGGCCTCCACAACTAACATTTTGGGGATAATGGTTCTGTGCTCTTTTTGTGTTGCTTACTAACCTAAGATAGATATCGCAGATATCGATCCCCCGAGGAGAGAGAACGCTACTGGCACGGGCGACATGTTCCTGCCCCCCAACAGGTACTCCTGCGTGGAGGCTTTCCCGCGGCTCCTGAAGGCGCTGACGACCCCGATGCCCATGGACGCCACCAGCATGAGGATGAAGAGTGTGTAGTCGACGGACGTGAACTTTACCTCTGGCGCCTCGGGCCCTGCCATCGTTGGTACCTCCGTTCCTTCCATCGTTGGTACCTCCGTCCCTTCCATGGTTGGCGCCTCCGTCCCTTCCATCTCCTGCATAACAAGATCAAATCACTCTCGAAGTCTATAACAAGAAAATGATACCAACTCAGCCCAACAACACCTAATCTGTGCAAATTCTCACACACGTAGGAAGCCTAATCACTCAAAGCTTGGCAGTCAAACCAGATTAAATAATTTGATATCTCGCAGAACAACTCTGTAATCTTTCAGCTAATCAGTTATCTCAGCAATACATTTACGATATTATCACACAAGTAGACCACTTCTTGTGATAAGATCGCCAAACAGTTTATTAATTAGAATAACATGCATGGGGTCTTGTGCAAATCCTTAACGGCACATCGCACGTATTCTCTCGCTCTGGCAATACTGCTGTCTGACCCCAAATATAAACATAGACAAATTTAATGCAAAACTCTGAACATCTTTAAACCGTGGGTATACACACCCAAGTGACTATAGCCACACTCTCAGaaatatacatgtatattttTTTTGTCGGACGCCACATCTTCACTATATACCGTCTTCATCATTATAACCATTTTCACCACCCGCACCTTTattactttccctacccttcaccaccttccctacccttcaccaccttccctacccttcaccaccttccctacccttcaccaccttccctgtccttcaccatcttcccttcaTCCCTATAATCTTAGCGAGGACCAAGTCTGTTATTTAGTTCAATTGGAAATCACGATGATTTGCGTTTTATGCTAAAGGTAGCAGCATGGGGCTCGACCTGACCCGTCTGTGATTATCCCCACACACAGACATTTTCTATtttctgagatatatatatatatataatatatatgtatactctatatatatttgctTGGCGTTTTTGCCTGATAATACGTTACCTTACACAGTCTTTTCATATTTGCAAGTCATTTATATTCAAGTACGTTGTTGAGACGTCCTGTTTGCACAAGGAAATTGCGTTTTCAAAGTCATATAACAATCGAACACTTACCTGACGTCGTGTGTGTAGCAGGTATTATGGAGTAGGTGAAGCCGCTGAGAGAGCCAGAAACTGTAGCTGTGGACTCCGGGACGTTGTGGCGGGGGGTGAATATTGTGTTCACAAAATTTGATTGAACCTGAGTAGTCACTAGACCATCTGGTCGACTGCGGATGTGGTATCTGGCCTCCGCGCTACAGGgattgagggaggaggaggagcatcATACCCACGCCATGAACTCAGCGGGTCTGGGCCAACAGTAACGGAAGGAAAGTGGTTGCTGGcgacctgtatatatataaaaagtttgctGCCATCGGTCAAAGTCTGGCGTGGCGCGATGATGATGGTCCAGTTATTATGCCAAGCGATGTACGTGCACACGGGCTTACCTTATCATTGTGACATGAAGTCTCTCTTAATATCTGGCTCGCTATATACGTATTATAACTCTTACTGGCTTAGAACTTATTACGGAAACTTACCTTGTCTTGTTCAATCTAAGGAGAGGTTTGTGCCGAAGTTGTTCAGTGTCTCATAGAACAAATATCTTTATAAACGTGCTCCAGAATATCAGTATTAAGAAAGGATGTGATTTCGGATGAGATGAAAGAGAGTTACGTGGAACGGGAATATTTGCAACTTTAGGAACACACTGTAAAATTTCACATGGTATATAAGGACGGAGCTGTAGTGGGATTTCAAGAATTTTAaacgttaattaaaaaactaaacAAAGAACCGCATTGGACACTTCTGCATTGTGATACATTAAAGGAAAAAAACGTGGTATTtttatttttagctatttgtgCGGTCGAAATAATTTCATTGGGAATGCAGTGATTTAATATTCAGCCCTCACACGGT comes from the Procambarus clarkii isolate CNS0578487 chromosome 58, FALCON_Pclarkii_2.0, whole genome shotgun sequence genome and includes:
- the LOC138353527 gene encoding sodium-coupled monocarboxylate transporter 1-like isoform X1 — encoded protein: MAKSENTWEMEGTEAPTMEGTEVPTMEGTEVPTMAGPEAPEVKFTSVDYTLFILMLVASMGIGVVSAFRSRGKASTQEYLLGGRNMSPVPVAFSLLGGSISAISILGNPTEIYFFGTQLSTSLLGCIPGCIFVHQVVVPTFYHLKLVSINEYLQVRFGSRLLRTLATLCLLLVNFIYMGMCLYAPTLALSTVTGIATWASTLIMGVICTFYITIGGVKAVVYTDVLQTLLMFGGVLVVGIICCVDLGGVGNVWTIAEQGGRISFFDLNTSPYERHTLLSTVMFGFYIMLSGVGFSQTVYQRLASVRTMETAKRLVVFFLVGLYLLWIVFYFSGLVAFATYSDCDPLTSGKIEKPDQIVPFLVTDKLSHLTGLSGIFVAAVYGGVLSTLSSCGNSFACVIWEDFLKDRPYFRRLSDAKATNVVKFLSAASGVLAICMGLMVEKLGSIFHVANSILSAISGPLHGVFLSGICAPWMNAKGAIVGFVASFTFSVWVVIGKFVRGGGSPPRLPLSIEGCQEGLQHLANTTVTTFLANTTLTDALMANSSVSDALLDDTHSIEGSSTKTIYEISYCYSGVIGMALTIAVGTLVSLITGPTCPKEVDGVVNPACGRAYQRLWDFLKSRRAKEQRIVIQEEELKMLGISTVQNLNTPS
- the LOC138353527 gene encoding sodium-coupled monocarboxylate transporter 1-like isoform X2; translated protein: MEGTEAPTMEGTEVPTMEGTEVPTMAGPEAPEVKFTSVDYTLFILMLVASMGIGVVSAFRSRGKASTQEYLLGGRNMSPVPVAFSLLGGSISAISILGNPTEIYFFGTQLSTSLLGCIPGCIFVHQVVVPTFYHLKLVSINEYLQVRFGSRLLRTLATLCLLLVNFIYMGMCLYAPTLALSTVTGIATWASTLIMGVICTFYITIGGVKAVVYTDVLQTLLMFGGVLVVGIICCVDLGGVGNVWTIAEQGGRISFFDLNTSPYERHTLLSTVMFGFYIMLSGVGFSQTVYQRLASVRTMETAKRLVVFFLVGLYLLWIVFYFSGLVAFATYSDCDPLTSGKIEKPDQIVPFLVTDKLSHLTGLSGIFVAAVYGGVLSTLSSCGNSFACVIWEDFLKDRPYFRRLSDAKATNVVKFLSAASGVLAICMGLMVEKLGSIFHVANSILSAISGPLHGVFLSGICAPWMNAKGAIVGFVASFTFSVWVVIGKFVRGGGSPPRLPLSIEGCQEGLQHLANTTVTTFLANTTLTDALMANSSVSDALLDDTHSIEGSSTKTIYEISYCYSGVIGMALTIAVGTLVSLITGPTCPKEVDGVVNPACGRAYQRLWDFLKSRRAKEQRIVIQEEELKMLGISTVQNLNTPS